The Vigna unguiculata cultivar IT97K-499-35 chromosome 11, ASM411807v1, whole genome shotgun sequence genomic sequence TGGTAAGAATAATTTACTATCACTTAATCTTAAAGGTGACTCCTAGATACTAAATTCAATGAAATAGAAAGGTGATGGTTTTTTACTTAGTTTAGGGAGAATAATGCAGACAACTTTTACATtcttgattaaattaaattgtttcctGTGTATCCTTCATAGGTGAAACGAAGTAAACATTCTTCGACAGAAAAAGAGAAATCATGCTTGTGCACCTTCATACTTTTCTGGTTGAATGGGCCAAAAGAGGGAAATCTAACTGCTACAACAATTGAGGATATATGCATAGTTCAATCTGAAGGAGAGTTAGATCCTATATTGGTTTCGTTTCTGGAGATGGCAAAGGGGAAAATAGATTTGTTTTCCTCTCGTTCTGTTTCAGCATCAAAGGGAGTTTCTAGCATGGAAATGACACCAGAAGGGGACAAAAGCTTAGGCACTACTTGTGGAATTGGTTATCTTGAACTAATAGAAAAGGCAAAtactaaatgtttttttttttcttttatgtaacCATGGATACTTTCCACTAACTTGTTGAATGTATTTTCAGAGCCTGACATGATATCTTACATTATATTACTCAACAGGAAAAACGACATGCTAAGAAGTCTGCTGCCAAAGTATTTTCACATGAAGGTTTGTTTCTGTGTAAGAGTAGAATTAGGTTTGACTCACCGGGTATTGCTTCAAAATCCATTTCATGTTTTCCAGATATTTTTATGGATCTCCTCGTATGAGTGTCCGTCTAGTTCTGTCAGGGCTAAATCATAAACTGTCAAAATTACAGATCAACATTTAGGATCATATGATTTTACTTACTAGGCGTGCATAATTGTGTCAAATTGTACATGACTGGTTACATGTAAGACTGTGTTTAAGTAAATTTCACATTGTCACATTGCCATTGTAAAATTGTTAGAATTACAATACAACTCATAGTATGGTTAAAAAATGAGCTCTTGGcctatttattttatggttagATTGTACACAACTTAAATGGAATGATTGTTATTGGGcttgaaatgaaaaatgtgaCCTATCTATTCTTGACAACTTGTGTTTTTATTCATTTAGGTTGTTTGTGTATTTGATCTtcactttctttaatttaaattttctttgctcTTTACTGTTGCACTATCTTGGGTCTTTGTCAAAGAATCTGCTACAATTCTCAACCTGATGAATTTCTATATACAAATGCAacattgtttcattttttctcttttctcacGTGATCTACATCCATTTCTACGGTCATGAATTATGAACAATATGACATTCCTAGATTTGTGTTTATCTGCCTCTTCCTACTTAAAATGTAAGCCATGTTTGTTTTTGCTGACAGGGTAAAGTATTTCttgtgtttaaataattttttgtaactCTCTCTTTAAATACTTCTTATAGTTTGGGATCTTACTGTCCTGCTTTAAATTTTATAGTCAAATGATTCAACTCCTTGGGAGACCTTGTTTGACATTGTTAAATTATTCAACATTCTTATGTTTCAATTCTTCTCTACCATTATACATGTTCCTATGTTTGGAGTATCTTCTAAATTTTACTCAGATTTTCAtttgtgttggaagtcccacacaaactagagataagatcaatttatagtatatagAAAGGTGCAAACCTTACcttacaaattgattttgtagGTTTGAGTCAGGCTTAAATCCTACTTATACAATTTGGTTTcgaatttcttcttttatttggtTTATAGTCAGTTCCTTTCTTTGATTTATAGTCAGTTGTGATGACAATGAAGATCTGGATCTTGAAGGAACAAAAAATGCATTTATGATATTGATTGCAAATATCGATGGAGAATTATGTCCATCTACAGTTACACTGTTCTTGCAAAGGCATACTTCAGTATCAGCTAGAGTgttaatttttccaaatttgTCATCGGAGGTATATACCAGGGGAGCCATTATATTGGATTCTGAAAAAGAGTTTCAAGAGATGTGTGGCTTTCTGAATGATCCCAACTGCATTATAACGTCTTCAAGTGGCAGGTATTCTGTATGTATACTTCTTCAATATGATGTTTGCAGCTAAGCAATCAACTTTCATTGTTGGTTCAATTGTGAAAAGTAAATGTCTGTGTCATTCTCTAAATGTTGAAACAGGGTTTGTTAATTCTTTAACTACAATGCCTACAAAATTctgaatatattaatattttgtatttacttttactattttagaATTGATCTCTTCACTGTTTTTTTCCAGGCCATGGGTGATACTTGAAAAGCTAGTGGgactaaaagaaattaaatcatCATTAGGAACATTGGGGCATATATCAAAGGTATCTTATTGAATCacttgtaaatatatatttcctcACACCTAAGATATTCAGTACGATATgattagaaatataattaaattataatcacTAATTTAGCGAAAGGGTATGGTTATGGTTCTTTTTTATGTTACACTATAGTTTTAGACGGGTTGGCAGGACAATCCATAGGTCATGGCTCACTTTGTCATCTCTAATCGTGATTCTTGATATTGTTAGCAAGGTGGCCGAGTACTAGTGCAACAGTAGTTGCACACCATTTTTAGAATCCTTAATAGTAACCCAGGGCAGTTCTCAACATGTTTCCTCACTTGTTGTCTTAATGATTTTATCATGGCAGAGTATATCACGAAAAGTAAAGAGTGGAACAAGCAACGATTTGAAGGTTCTGCACTCAGGAACTGAAGAATTCAAGAGAGCTAGTGATATGAGGGATTTGTTTTTGGAATTTATTAGTCACCAAGAGCGACTACACAAGAGACTTGCACTTGAGGAGAGAAGGATATTTGCTGATGAACAACTTACTTGTTCGGATTAAGAAGAGatacaaaagagaaaagaaagggaAAGAGACTCGAAAGTTTTTCCTACTGATCTTACTGTAAATATAACCATACTAGTAGGCTATGGACATGCTACTTTTCCCCCAAGATTCTTGTTGGGTTATTAAAGACAAGGTAAAATTATTTGAGAATTTTCAAATAGGTTTCTATACTAAAAATTCAGTGCTTGTTAGGGAATGTGTTAAGTCTTCTATTTTACACCTTTTCTAACAGTTTGTCACTTTCTGAGGTTGGGAAAGTGAGAGTATAGATTTGTAGTTTTTACTTTTCAGAAAATGATAGTTTATAGCAAATTTATATGATTAAGTACTTGACTATTCtcttacattttattattgGGTGAAAACTGCAAATACAGATTAAACCACAATAACATTTGTACATCAAATCTTCAACCACAAAGTAAACCCTAACTTATATTTGATGTGATATCCTTAAGCAGTGGCTTCAAGATAAGGGTAATCAGTGTAACCAACAATCGGATCATGAGTGTAAAAGGTGTCTCTGTTGTATTTGTTGAGTGGTGCATCAACCTCAAATCTCTTAGGCAAATCTGGATTAGCCAAAAACAAACGACCATAAGCAACAAGATCTGTGTAGTTCTCAGCCACAGCTTTGTTCCCTTCTTCTCTGTCATACCCTCCTGCAACAATGAAAGTGCCATTAAAGGCCTTCTTCATTGGTTCAAGAGTGTAAGGGCTTTCCACATTCTCCCCAGAAATGTTCCATCTTGGCTCAACCATGTGCAAGTACACCACACCATGTTTTTTCAGAGACTGGGCCATGTACAGACCCAGTTCTTGAGGCTTCGAATCAACACATTCATTGTAATCTGAAAAGGGTGATAGTCTCATTCCAACTCTATCTGCTCCTATTTCTTCAACAACAGCTTCAACAACTTCTAATGCAAAGCGACACCGATTCTCCAATGATCCACCATACTTGTCTCTTCTGTCGTTAACTTGGTCTTTCAAAAACTGGTCTATCAGGAAACCATGTGCTCCATGAATCTCAACTCCATCAAACCCTGTACCAGTACTACTTGTGCTCAGAAATTGAACAAGACATTCATGATTATAGTATTTATATGGAACTCAACTCAACTCGTGTTATTTATGAGTTATAATACTCATTTAAAATATACCTGCTTCCATAGCATTCCTTGCAGCAATTCTGAAGTCATTGATAATAGAAGGAATTTCATCTGTCTCTAACGCTCTTGGTTGCATGCCACTACCAGATTTTAATGGCTTGTTGGTTGATGAAACTGGAACTTCCCCATCTGGGTGCatataaaatgaatgaatatctGATTGATTATATTctataaaattgacaaaaaaattgtaGTTTAAAGCACAAATTATACGGGAAAGTTAATTATACACGTACCTTCCTCTGAAGCCCTTCCAACATGAAAAATCTGACAGAAGAATATTCCCCCCTTGGCATGAACAGCATCCACAATGGGTTTCCATGCTTCAATTTGCTCTCTTGACCATATACCAGGTGAGTTTGGGCTATATATGCAAATGACAAGTATCATCAAATTAGATGAATTTTGAATAcaacagaaaataataaaatatcagaCTTATGAGATATGTAGTAAATTAAAATGGAAATTACGTATATTTAGAAGAGGGTGAAATACTGTTAGCTTCAGCAATGAGAAGACCACCCTTGGTAGCTCTTTGAGAGTAATATAGGATAGCATGTGGCTGAGGAACATTATTGTAAGCTCTTGCTCTATATAGTGGTGCCATAACGATTCTGAATATGCAAAAAGCAACACAGTTATATAAACTTTAAACCAAGAAAGTAGATGCATGCATGTGCATGTTCTTTATACACATCTTTGACAGAACAAAAACCCTTTAATCTTTCTCAAGTGAATTaggataaatgaaaattaaagaaaagtaaaaaagcaAGTGAAAGTACCTGTGGGCAATGTTGAATTTCCCCAACCTGTAAGGTGTAAGAAGAGGGATGACATGATTACTTTCACCCATTTTTGTGTAAACTTATTTGTCTgatactttttctttctctgaTTCCCTTTTGTTCTGCTTCACTTTGATGGTGTTAATTCAGATTGAGTTTTGTATTTATAGATTTCGGGTGAAAGGAACAAAGTCACAATTGTCGATGTCCAATGATATGATGTAAGGGAGTGCGTTAGATATTGTTAAGAGAGAAATTCCATTTGAAATGTTTATGCAATGAATAATTGACTCTGTAAGTGCTCAATGTGAGAATAATACGTAAGTGCACAAGTTATCTTTGACATGCATTTGTAGTTACGTGACGtgttcttttttcaaatacttgGTAGTCATCAattctttttatatcttttaaccattttttttattctgataatattttcaatttcttctaattttttttaatgtttttattttagtactTTTTTTAATCcgtttcatatatatatatatatatatatatatatatatatatatatattttattttttttttttgttcaaatttacGATGACTTGTGTGAtgttttgttacatttttttaaacaaaaataactttgaCTAGTGATATGTTATTTGTTACTGTTAAGATTGGAACAAGGTCAACATACCTCGCCCATTTACCGTAGTAAGGGAAGCCCATATCTGTTTTGTTGGAGACTTTAACTTAAAGAAATATAGCAGCATGGGGGAAGTCAGAGTAATACTAATACTGAACTGAGAATACAGTATGCGGAAACCTCGGACGGGGTGGTAAAACGGACTGTTGTCAGCGCGTATTAAAAGGAATCGATTGAGTTAAATTTTAACCTATTGAGGGGAAAGTAAGATTATGAGAATATaattatgagaatataaatctgGCAGAGCCGGTTAGATATTCTCTCATAATATTCTCTCATAATATTTACAACTCAggttaacaaaaataaagacagACTGtacataaaatgtttttaaacctttaaatgattatcgcatcctttaataaatattactcaAGGCATCCGTAGATGCCTAAAAAGAAACTACTCCATATAAAAACTTACTTCGATTCCAGAGGGAGGGGAGAGAGATCTGAAATTCTTCGTTTATTTATGATTGGAAGTATACAAGAGAGGAAAGATGAGGAGATACAAGTGGGACACAAGTAGAGAGAAGACAGAGGTAGAGAGAGGGAAGGgtttagagagagagagaggggttCAGAGTTTTTGCCCAGCATAAGGGACTTAAAGACTCTTTTATAGAAAAACTTTGAAACCTGTAACTTGTTGAACCGGTTTTCAAGTGACCGGTTACCTAGAGTCTGAGTCATCTAGTGACGTGGTCTGTATTTGAACGTTGTGTGTTTTTACCCTTCAGTCTATTACCCAGTTATGAGTAAAATTACTGTGTCACAGGTAAGAACACTTTACTGTCCTCTTTT encodes the following:
- the LOC114168330 gene encoding uncharacterized protein LOC114168330, translated to MAKENDYTMEFRSYRDGAWYTARVSFEGEMLRVWCFDFPGECYDAFEASQFGEFEQLHHFQSRFRPLSKQLQDSECGSVAKGTRVCACQHFAHDDVRFYDAVVDGVKRSKHSSTEKEKSCLCTFILFWLNGPKEGNLTATTIEDICIVQSEGELDPILVSFLEMAKGKIDLFSSRSVSASKGVSSMEMTPEGDKSLGTTCGIGYLELIEKEKRHAKKSAAKVFSHEVSCDDNEDLDLEGTKNAFMILIANIDGELCPSTVTLFLQRHTSVSARVLIFPNLSSEVYTRGAIILDSEKEFQEMCGFLNDPNCIITSSSGRPWVILEKLVGLKEIKSSLGTLGHISKSISRKVKSGTSNDLKVLHSGTEEFKRASDMRDLFLEFISHQERLHKRLALEERRIFADEQLTCSD
- the LOC114168331 gene encoding putative 12-oxophytodienoate reductase 11 → MGESNHVIPLLTPYRLGKFNIAHRIVMAPLYRARAYNNVPQPHAILYYSQRATKGGLLIAEANSISPSSKYTPNSPGIWSREQIEAWKPIVDAVHAKGGIFFCQIFHVGRASEEDGEVPVSSTNKPLKSGSGMQPRALETDEIPSIINDFRIAARNAMEAGFDGVEIHGAHGFLIDQFLKDQVNDRRDKYGGSLENRCRFALEVVEAVVEEIGADRVGMRLSPFSDYNECVDSKPQELGLYMAQSLKKHGVVYLHMVEPRWNISGENVESPYTLEPMKKAFNGTFIVAGGYDREEGNKAVAENYTDLVAYGRLFLANPDLPKRFEVDAPLNKYNRDTFYTHDPIVGYTDYPYLEATA